The genomic region CGTCCGCGGCCGATGGTCATGGCGCCGATTCTATGGAGCGCCTGCGCACCTAGGGGTGGGCGTCCACCCAACGGCGCCAGTTCTGGGTACGTCTCCTACTGTGATGCGGTGAGCGACTCCCCCGCCCCCGCGGCCTCCACCACCTGGGACGCCGACGGCTTCCGCGACCAGGTCCAGGCCGCACTGGAGCAGTTCCTCGACCGGCAGGCCGACCGCCTGGCCCCGCTGGGCCCCGACGCGGAGCGGCTGCTCGCCGAGGCCCGCGCCGTGGTCGCCGGCGGCAAGCGCCTGCGCGCCGCATTCTGCTGGTGGGGCCACCTGGCCGTGGCCGCACCGGTCGACGAGCAGGCACTGGTGCGCGCCTGCGCCGCGCTCGAGCTGCTGCACGCGAGCGCGCTCGTGCACGACGACCTGATGGACGCCTCCGACACCCGTCGCGGGCGCCCGGCCACGCACCGCGCCTTCGAGCGCGAGCACCGCTCCGACGCCTGGCGCGGCGACCCGGAGCAGTACGGCGCCGCCGCGGCGATCCTGCTCGGCGACCTGCTGCTGTCGTGGTCCGACGAGCTGCTGCGCGGCTGCGGGCTGCCGCTGCCGCGCGTGGTCGCGGCCCTCGAGGTGCTCGACCTGTGCCGCACCGAGGTGATCGCGGGGCAGTTCCTCGACGTCTCGGTGCAGGCCCGGGGCCGCGCCGACGTCGACGCCGCGATGACGGTGCTGCGCTACAAGTCCGCGAAGTACTCGATCGAGCGTCCGCTCCAGGTCGGGGCGGCGCTCGCCGGCGCCGACGCCGCCGCGATGGACCAGCTGAGCGCCTTCGGCCTCCCGCTCGGCGAGGCCTTCCAGCTGCGCGACGACCTGCTGGGCGTCTACGGCGACCCGGCCACGACCGGCAAGCCCGCTGGCGACGACCTGGTCGAGGGCAAGCGCACGGTGCTGGTCGCACTGGCCCTCGACGGGGCCGACGAGGACGACGCGGCCCTGCTCGACCGGGCCCTGGGCCGCCCCCTCGACGCCGACCAGGTCGAGCGGCTGCGCTCGATCATCACCGGCTCCGGCGCCCAGGCCCAGGTCGAGGAGGTCATCACCGCGCTGACCCGGCGCGCCACCGACTCGCTCGAGCGCAGCGGCCTGGACCCCGAGGCCCGGACGGTCCTCACCACCCTCGCGGCCGCGGCCACCCAGCGCGTCGTCTGACGCGAGGGTCAGGGGCCGATACGGGCGTACGTCGCCCCGGCGTCGTCGCTGTAGTAGCGCTCCCCGCGCGGGCCGGCGACCAGCAGCGCGCCGTCGCCGACGTCGTACTCGGTGTAGTAGCGGCTGCCGGGCTGCGCGGGCAGGACGCCCGCGGCGTCGGGGAAGGGACGCCGGACCACCCCGGCGGGCAGGTCGGCGCCGGTGTCGACGTCGGCCAGCAGGTCGATGACCCGCAGCGGCAGGTCGACGGGAGAGACGTAGGGCAGCCCGCTGACCGGGTCGACGGGCGCGACCTCCCCGGAGGGGGCGGTGCGCTGGTCGGGGTCCTGGCCGCCGAAGGTCGAGCTGCCGGGGTCGCGACCGGCCAGCAGCCAGATGCCGACGGCCAGGGCCAGCACCAGCACCATGGCGAGCGCGCCGGAGGGTCCCCCGCGCGGGGGGCGGACGTTCTCGGGAGAGATCCGGTAGACCACGGCGTCGGCTCCTGCTCAGGTCCTCGTCGGCTCCTGCTGGGGGCTAGAGCGCCATCGCCTGGGCGCGGCGCTTGACCTCGGAGCCGCGGTTCTCGCGCAGCGCGTCGATCGGCCGGCCCGGCAGCGCCTGGTCGAGGAACAGCCAGGCGATGCACTCGCGGTCGTCGTAGCGACCGTCGTGGAGCACGGTCAGCAGCCCGGGCAGGCCCTTGACGGGCAGCCGCTCCTCCTCGTCGATGAAGAGGGCGGGGATCTTCTGGCCCTCCCCCGGCACCGGCACCGCGGCCGCCAGCTCGTGGGTACGGATCATCGTGCGGACCTTGCCGACGCTGACCTCGAGTCGGCGCGCCGCCTCGGCCCAGTCGATCCAGTCGTCGACCAGGGCGGCCAGGTCGTGCTCGGCCAGGGAAGTCTCGCTCATGGCTCCATGGTCCCACCCCGCACCAGGCCCGCCCAACCGAGCCGCCCGTGGGCCGGTGCGCCGACCCGCCTGCGGGCCGCCGGTGCCCGCCCCCGGCGGCCCGCCCGCCTACCATGGAGCGGCCGGAACCTTCCCCGTCCGGTCCCGCAGGAGGTCGCTGTGCCGCCAGACCGGCAGCCGCACGAGGTCGCCCGGCCTGCCCGACAGGGCACGTCCGGCGGTCCCGCCGACCCCATGACCGGGCGGCTGCTCGACGGTCGCTACCGCATCGGCCCCCGCATCGCGCGCGGCGGCATGGCCAGCGTCTACGAGGCCACCGACCTGCGTCTGGACCGCGTCGTGGCCGTGAAGGTGATGCACGTCGGGCTGGGTGACGACGAGGAGTTCGCCGCCCGCTTCGTGCGCGAGGCGCGGGCCGCCGCCCGGCTCTCGCACCCCAACGTGGTGGCCGTCTTCGACCAGGGCGACGACGACGGCACGGTGTTCCTGGCCATGGAGCTCATCGCGGGCCACACGCTGCGCGACGTCATCGTCAAGGAGGCGCCGATGTCGCCGGCCCGCGCGCTGGCGCTCGTCGAGCCGGTCGTCTCCGCGCTGGCCGCGGCGCACCGCTCGGGCATTGTGCACCGCGACGTGAAGCCCGAGAACGTGCTGATCGCCGACGACGGCCGGGTCAAGGTGGCCGACTTCGGCCTGGCCAAGGCCGTGGGCACCGACACCCAGCACACCGCGACGGGCGGCGTGCTGATCGGCACCGTCTCCTACCTGGCCCCCGAGCTGGTCTCGCAGGGCATCAGCGACGCCCGCGCCGACGTCTACGCGGTGGGCGTGCTGCTCTACGAGCTGCTCACCGGCGCCAAGCCGCACGAGGGCGAGAGCCCCATCCAGGTCGCCTACAAGCACGTGCACGAGGACGTCGCCCCGCCCTCGCGGCTCGAGCCGACGCTGCCGGGGTACGTCGACGCGCTGGTGGCCCGCGCCACCGCACGCGACCGCGGGCTGCGCCCGGCCGACGCCGGCGTCCTGCTGCACCACGTGCACCGGGTGGCGCACGCCCTGGCGGAGGGCGTGCGCGAGGACCCCGAGCTCACCCAGGACCTGGCACCGCTGCTGCTGCACCCCGACACCGGGGCGCCCGTGCTCGAGGAGCCCGTCCGCGAGGGCCCCGGCCCGTCGCTGGGCGCCCCTGCGGACGGCGACCACGAGCCGACGTCGCTGCTGCGCGCCGGCGTACCGGCTGCGGCGAGCGCCCCGGACGGACCGCACCCGGCCCACCCGGTGAGCCGCCCGGCGGGGGCTGCCGCAGCGCCGGCCCGACCCGCTGGGCCCGGTCAGCCCGGTCAGCCCGGTCGGCCCGGTCGGCGGCGCCGGCGCTGGCGCGGTCCGCTGCTGGTGCTGCTGGCCGTGGTGCTGGCCACGACCCTCGGCCTGGGCGCCTGGTGGTACGGCTGGGCCCGCTACTCGACCGTGCCCAGCGTCCTGGAGCAGGGCCGTGCCTCGGCGGTCGCCGAGCTCGAGGACGCCGGCTTCGGCGTCGTCGTCGGCGAGGCCGTCTACAGCAACCGGGTGCCCGAGGGCCGGGTGGTCAGCGCCGACCCGGGCGCCGGCAGCCGGGCCCTGACGGGCGACGACGTGACGATCGTGCTGAGCCTGGGGGTCGAGCTGTACCCCGTGCCCGAGCTCGCCGGCCGCAGCCTCGAGGAGGCCGAGGCCGCCCTGGCCGAGGTGGACCTCGAGCTCGGCCGGGTGCGCGAGAAGTTCTCCGAGACCGTGCCCGACGACCAGGTGGTGCGCAGCACGCCGGTCGCCGGCAGGGAGCTGCGTCCCGGCGCGGCCGTGGACCTCGTGGTCAGCAAGGGCCGGCGCCCGATCAACGTCGGTGACTGGGTCGGCGAGCCGGCCGACGAGGCCCAGCGCACGCTCGAGCGCAAGGGCCTGGTCGTCCAGCGCAACGAGGACGTCTTCTCCGACGGCGTCCCCGCCGGGGACGTGGTGTCCCAGGAGCCGGGTGGCGGCACCCTGTTCAAGGGCGACACCGTGACGCTCACCGTCTCCAAGGGCCCCGAGCTCGTCGAGGTGCCCGGCGTGAAGGCCCAGGGCGTCGACGCCGCGCGGGCCGAGCTGGAGTCGCTCGGCTTCGTGGTGCGCGTCGAGAACATCTCCGACTACCTCGGCCTCGGCTTCGTCTTCCGCACCGACCCCGGGGGAGGCGAGCTCGTGCCGAGGGGCTCGACGATCACGCTCTACCTCATCTAGTCATTTCTGACCATGCCCACCTGGTCCCTACGGGTCATTCTGCTTCGACCGATCGGGTAGCACACTCGTTCTCGCGGGCTCGGGGTCCGCAACCCCTGGGGAGGGGCAGCACGAGGGGGCGACGATGCGCCGACACGGGAGAGCGTGCGCCGCAGCCGGCACCGGACGGTGGCACGACACGCACACGGTGGTCGCGGTCAGTGGGGTGGCTGCGGCCGTGGCGGTGTCGGTGGGCCTGCTGCCCGAGGCACTGGGCCGTGACCCGCGCCTCGTCGACCCCCTCGTGCTGGGGAGCACCCTGCTGCTGGTGCTGGCCGTCGGGCTGGTCGTGCACCGAGCGGCCGCCCGGGTGGTGCGGCTGGTCGAGGAGCAGCGAGCAGCACTCGAGGCCGCGCTCCTCGAGGCCGCGCTCGTCGGAGCGCGCCGCGAGGCGCGGGCCGAGGAGGTCGAGCACGACACCCGCAGCGCGCTGGGGGCGCTGCGGTCGGCGCTCTCGACCCTCGACCGCTACGCCGACGAGCTCGACCGCGACCTGGCCCACCGGCTGCAGTCGGCGGCGCTGCGCGAGGTCGACCACCTCGAGCGGCTGCTGCGCCAGCAGGGCTGCGACCTGGTCGCCTTCGACGTGCGCGAGGTGGTCCGCGACGTCGCCCTGACCCGCCAGGTCGCCGGCCTGCGGGTGCGCACCGACGAGGTCGCCGGACGGGCGCTCGGCTCGCCGGACGACCTGTCGACGGTGCTGGGCAACCTGCTGGTCAACGCCATGCGGCACGCGCCGGGCGCCGAGGTGCGCGTGTCCACCACCGAGGTCGGCGACGTCCTCGAGCTGCGGGTCCACGACGACGGCCCCGGCATCAGCGCCGCGCTGGCCCCGTCGGTCTTCGAGCGGGGCGTGCACGGCGGGCACGTGCTCAGCACCGGGCTCGGCCTGCACATCTCGCGCGAGCTGGCGCGGGGCATGGGCGGCGCGCTGCACCTGGAGCCGACGCCCGTGGGGTGCTGCTTCGTGGTCACCCTGGTGCGAGCAGGAGCGCAGCCCGCCACACGGTCCACCGCGGCCGGCTCCGCGGACCAGGCTCCGGACCGCACCGAGGACGACCGTCCGCTGCACGCCGTGTGAGGCCGGCACGTCGACGCGGATTGGCGGCCCCCGAGCCGCGCTCCCTAGCGTGCTCGCGTGAGCACCCTCGACTCCGCCGCGCTCGTCCGGCGCAACCCCGTCGGCACCCACGTCCTGGTCGGCAAGGGCCTGGCGGCCGGTGCCCTGGCCGACGCCGAACGACTGGGCTGCGAGACCCTGCAGGTCTTCGTGGGCAACCCGCGCGGCTGGGCGCTGAGCCCGGGCCGCCCGGCCGACGACGAGGCCTTCCGCACCGCGACGACCGAGCGCGGCATCCGCACCTTCATCCACTCCCCCTACCTGGTCAACCTCGGCTCGCCGACGCAGAGCACCTACGACAACAGCGTCGCCGTGGTGGCCCACAACCTGCGCCGCGCCGCCGAGATCGGCGCCGAGGGGGTCGTGGTGCACACCGGCTCGTACGTCGAGCCGCAGGGCGACCCGGCCGGCGCCGCCGAGCGCCACGCAGCCGCGCTGGGCCAGGTCCGCCAGGGGCTGCTGCCGCTGCTGGAGACCCTCGGCGACGACGCGCCCTGGCTGCTGCTCGAGCCCACCGCGGGCCAGGGCCGCTCCCTGTGCGCCGGCGTCGAGGACCTGGCGGCGTACCTCGACGCGCTCGACCACCACCCGCGCGCCGGGATCTGCCTCGACACCTGCCACGTCTTCGCGGCCGGTGCGCCGCTCGACGAGCCGGGCGGGGCCGCGGCCACCCTCGACCGCATCGTGGAGATCGGCGGGCCGGGTCGGCTGCGGCTGGTGCACGCCAACGACTCCAAGGACGTGCGCGGCGCCTTCAAGGACCGCCACGAGCGGATCGGCGAGGGCCACATCGGCACCGCCGCCTTCGGCGAGCTCTTCGCCCACGCGGCGACCGAGGGGGTGCCGTTCGTGCTCGAGACGCCCGGCTCCCGCGACGACGACAACGCCGACATCCCCCTGCTCAAGCGCCTGCGCGCCGAGGCCCACGGCGTGCCTCGGTGACGACCGGGACGACGGGCGGGACGGCGGCGGTCGTCGGGCGCCGTACCTCGGTGCTCGCGACGCTGGCGCTGCTGGCGATGACCGCCAGCTGGGGCAGCACCTTCTTCCTGATCAAGGACCTGCTCGAGCGGGTGCCCACCCTCGACTTCCTGGCAGTGCGCTTCGCCGTGGCGACCGTGGCGATGGTGGTGGTCGCCCCGCGCGCCCTGTCGCGGCTCAGCGCGGGGTCGCGACGCCACGCGGCGGTGCTCGGGCTCGTCTACGGGCTGGCCCAGATCCTCCAGACCGCCGGGCTCGCGCACACCCCGGCCAGCGTCTCGGGCTTCATCACCGGCATGTACGTCGTCATCACGCCGCTGCTGGCCGCCGTGCTGCTGCGCACCCGCATCGGCCGCACCACCTGGGCCGCGGTGGCCCTGGCCACCGCCGGCCTGGCGGTGCTGAGCCTCGAAGGGCTCTCGGTGGGCTACGGCGAGGCGATCACCTTCGTCTCGGCGATCCTCTACGCGCTGCACATCGTGGGCCTGGGTGCCTGGTCGGACGCCCGCCAGGCGCTGGGCATGGCGATCCTGCAGATCGCGGTGATCGCCCTGGTCTGCACCCTGGCCACCGCCCCCGACGGCATGGTGCTGCCGAGCACCCGCGCCGACTGGGCCTCGGTGGTCTACATGGCGCTGGTCGCGGGGGCGCTGGCGATGCTGGCCCAGACCTGGGCGCAGGCGCACCTGCCGCCCACCCGCACCGCGCTGATCATGAGCATGGAGCCGGTCTTCGCGGCCACCTTCGCGGTGTGGCTGGGCGGCGAGGCGACCACCGCCCGGATGCTGGGCGGCGGCCTGATGGTGCTCACCGCGATGCTCGTCGTCGAGCTGCGCCCGCCGCGCAGCCAGCATCCGCCGGGCCCGCGCCCCAGCCCCGACGACGGCCCGATCGAGGGACAGGTCACCCACCTGGCGGTGTGAGCGGCACGTGACGCCGGTCTCGCGGGCTGGAAGCCCCGCAGCGCCGTCCTCGCCCGCGCCTACCCTCCTCCCATGGTCGTCGTCATGTCCCCCGACGCCACCGACGAGGACGTCGCGCGGGTCGTCGAGCGGGTCGAGGGCGTCGGCGGCGAGGCGTTCGTCAGCAAGGGCGTGCTGCGCACGATCATCGGGCTGGTCGGCGACATCGAGTCCTTCCACCACCTCAACCTGCGCACCCTGCGCGGGGTCGCCGACGTGCACCGCATCTCCGACCCCTACAAGCTGGTCAGCCGCCAGCACCACCCGCACCGCTCGACGGTGTGGGTCGGCCCGCCGGGGCACCAGGTGCCGATCGGCCCCGACACGTTCACCTTCCTGGCCGGGCCGTGCGCGGTCGAGACCGCGGCGCAGACGCTCGAGGCGGCGCAGATGGCCGCCTCCGCGGGCGCCACGATCCTGCGCGGCGGAGCGTTCAAGCCACGCACCTCGCCGTACGCCTTCCAGGGCCTGGGGGTGCGCGGCCTCGAGATCCTCGCCGACGTCCGCCAGGCCACCGGGCTGCCCGTGGTCACCGAGGTCGTCGACGCCCGCGACGTGGCCGTGGTCGCCGAGCACGCCGACATGCTGCAGGTCGGCACCCGCAACATGGCCAACTTCGGGCTGCTGCAGGCCGTCGGCGACGCCGGCAAGCCGGTGCTGCTCAAGCGCGGCATGACCGCGACCATCGAGGAGTGGCTGATGGCCGCCGAGTACGTCGCCCAGCGCGGCAACCTCGACATCGTGCTGTGCGAACGGGGCATCCGCACCTTCGAGCCGGCCACCCGCAACACCCTCGACATCTCGGCGGTGCCGGTCGTGCAGGCCACCAGCCACCTGCCGGTGATCACCGACCCCTCGCACGCCGCCGGACGCAAGGACCTCGTGGTGCCGCTGTCGCGGGCCTCCATCGCGGCCGGGGCCGACGGCGTGATCGTCGACGTGCACCCCGACCCCGAGACCGCGCTCTGCGACGGCCCGCAGGCGCTGCTGGGCACCGACCTGCGTGAGCTCGCCTCGGCCGTGCGCCGGCTGCCCCCGGTGCTGGGCCGCGTCGACGCCGGCGAGCGGATCCGCACCGCCTGACCCACGCGCCGGGCCCGGTCGGGACCGGTCGGGGCCGGTCGGGGCCGGTCGGGGCCGACCGAGACGGCTGGGGTCGCTGGCTAGGCTGGTCGCGCCGCACGGGAGGGGCCCGCGGCACCTGGGGAGGGACGTGACGGCGTACTGCACCGCCTGCGGAGCCGCCCTCGTCGACGTCGGGCGCTACTGCACGAGCTGTGGCCACCGCCGCGCCGACGCCCCCGAGGTGGAGGCTCCGCCGCCCGTCGGCCAGCAGCCCGGCCCGGCCCGCTACCCGCTCTACGTCGACCCCGGGCCGACGTCCCCACGGCCCGGCTCGTGGCACCAGCCGACGGAGACGGGCCTGCCCGCGGTGCCCGCTGCTCCTCCGCAGTCTCCCCCGCCGTCTCCCCCGCCCGAGCCGCGGGCTCGACGTCGGGGGCCGCTCCTGGTGCTCGTCCTGCTGCTCCTGGCCGCGCTCACCGTCGGCGGCGCCGCCTGGCTGGGCGGTCGCGACGACGGGGCCGGGCCGGGCGCACCCGGTGCCGGCGGCGACGCCGAGCCCCGCTCGCTGCTCGATCTGGCGCAGGCCTTCGCACCCGCCCAGGACGACGACAGCGTCGACATCGCCACCGGCGCGACCACGACGTACGACGCGGCGAACCTGCTCGACGACGACCCCGCCACCGCGTGGCGGGTGGCCGGGGCGGCGGTCGGCACCGAGCTGGTGCTGCGCTTCGACTCCCCCGTCACGCTGACCAGCGTCGGGCTGGTCAACGGCTACGCGAAGACGTCGGTCTCCGACGGCACCACCTACGACCTCTACACGGGCGGACGCCGGGTCACCGCCGTGACCTGGCTGCTCGGCGACGCTCCCCCGGTGCGCCAGGAGCTCGACCAGGCCCGCGAGCCGCAGGCGATCGACGTCGGTGCGGTCACCACCGACACCGTGCGCCTGCGCATCGAGTCGGTCACCGAGCCCGGCTCGGGCCCGGCCGCGCGCGACACCACCGCCATCAGCGACGTGGTGCTCGACGGGCTCGTCGACCGGGCTCCGCCCGCGGGCGGGTAGGCGGCCCTCAGAGGCCGGCGAGCACCGCTGCCGCCTTCTCGGCGGCGGCGCGGTCCACCCCGAGGTGGGTCACCAGGCGCACGGTGCGCGGTCCCACCGCCGAGACGCGTACGCCGGCCTCGGTGGCGCGGGCCACGAAGCCGGAGGCGTCGTCGTGCGGCACCACCACGATGTTGGTGTCCACGCCGGCCGGGTCGACGCCGCAGGCCTCGGCCAGGAGGGCGGCGTGCTCGTGGTCGTCGGCGAGCCGGTCCATGTGGTGGTCGAGCGCGTGCCGGCCGGCCGCGGCCAGGATGCCCACCTGCCGCATCCCGCCACCCATCCGCTTGCGGCGCACCCGCGCCTCGGCGATCGCGTCGGCGGAGCCGACCATCAGCGAGCCCACCGGCGCACCGAGGCCCTTGGAGAGGCAGACCGCCATCGTGTCGGCGACCGCGCCGTACTCCGCCAGGGGCGTGCCGGTCGCCACGTGCGCGTTCCACAGCCGGGCGCCGTCGACGTGCACCGCGATCCCGGCGCCGTCGGCGAGCTCGCGCAGGTCGCGCAGGTCGCTCATCGGCAGCACGGTGCCGCCGGCGAAGTTGTGGGTGTTCTCGACCGAGACCGCCGCGGTGCGCACGAAGAACGGGCCCATGTCGGGGGCCAGCATGTGCTCGACGACGTCGAGGTCGAGCTGGCCGCGGGGGTGCAGCCAGGTGCGCATCGTCACGCCGCTGATCGCGCCGTGCGCGCCGAGCTCGGCCCGCGCGATGTGGGCCGAGGCCTCGCAGAGCACCTCCTGGCCCGGCTCGACCAGGGCCCGCACCGCCAGCACGTTGGCCATCGACCCGGTGGGGGTGAACAGCGCCGCCTCGTGGCCCAGCAGGCCCGCGACGTGCTCCTCGAGGTCGAGCACGGTCGGGTCCTCGCCGTACACGTCGTCGCCGACCTCGGCGCGCGCCATGGCGGCACGCATCGACTCGGTGGGCTTGGTCAGGGTGTCGGAGCGCAGGTCGATCACCCCGGCATCCTCACACCCGCGACCCGGCCGGTTCGAACCGGCCGGGTCGGGGCCCACGCCGAGCCGGCGCCAGTTCCGGGAACTGGCGCCGGGTCGCCGTACTCAGGCCTTGCGCAGCATCTCCGCCACGAGGAACGCGGTCTCGAGCGACTGCACCCGGTTGAGGCGCGGGTCGCAGACCGACTCGTAGCGGTTGCCGAGGTCGACCTCGGCCAGCTCCTCGCCACCGCCGACGCACTCGGTCACGTCGTCGCCGGTGAGCTCGATGTGGATGCCGCCGGGCCAGGTGCCCAGCGCACGGTGCACGTCGAAGAAGCCCTGCAGCTCGTCGATGACGTCCTCGAACTTGCGGGTCTTGTAGCCCGAGGAGGCCTCGAAGGTGTTGCCGTGCATCGGGTCGCACACCCACGCGACCTGCACCCCGGCCGCGGTCACCTTCTCGACGAGGTCGGGCAGGCCGTCACGGATCTTGCCGGCACCGAAGCGGGTGATGAAGGTCAGCCGGCCCGGGGTGTTGTCGGGGTTGAGCCTGGCCGCCAGCGCGATCGCGTCGTCGGCCGTGGTGGTCGGGCCGAGCTTGACGCCGATGGGGTTGCGGATCTTGCTCAGCAGCTCGACGTGGGCGCCGTCGAGCTGGCGGGTGCGCTCGCCGATCCACACGAAGTGGCCCGAGACGTCGTACGGCGCCTCGGTGCGCGAGTCGATGCGGGTCATCGCGTGCTCGTACTCCAGCACCAGCGCCTCGTGGCTGGAGTGGAAGTCGACGCGGTGGAACTCGTCGGGGTCGGCGCCGATGGCCTTCATGAAGGTCAGCGCGCGCTCGATGTCGGCGGCCATCGACTCGTAGCGCTGCCCGATCGGGCTGGAGCGCACGAAGTCGGTGTTCCAGGTGTGCACCTGGCGCAGGTCGGCGTAGCCGCCGGTCACGAAGGCGCGCACCAGGTTGAGCGTGGCGGCCGAGGCGTTGTAGACGTCGACGAGGCGCTGCGGGTCGGGGACCCGCGACTCGGGGGTGAACTCGAAGCCGTTGACCGCGTCGCCGCGGTAGGCGGGCAGCGTGACGCTCTGCCCGTCGACGGTGCGGGTCTCGTTGTCGGAGGAGCGCGGCTTGGCGTACTGGCCGGCGAGGCGGCCCACCTTGACCACCGGCACGGAGCCGGCGTAGGTCAGCACGACCGCCATCTGCAGCAGCACGCGCAGCTTGTTGCGCACGTTGTCGGCGGTGACGCCCGCGAAGGTCTCGGCGCAGTCGCCGCCCTGCAGCAGGAACGCCTCGCCGCGGGTGACCGCGGCGATCTTGTCGGTCAGGTCGTCGCACTCACCGGCGAAGACCAGCGGCGGCATCGTGCGCAGCCGGGACACGGCGGCGTCGACCGCCGCGCGGTCGGGGTACGACGGCTGCTGGGCCGCTCCGCGGGCGTGCAGGCTCTCGAGGTCGGGGATGGCGCTCACCGCACCAGCCTACGTCCGGCGCCGCCGGCCCTCCGATTCGTCGTCCGCGCGTGGGACGGGGTGTGTCCCGACCCACGCCGCGCACGCCGATCGAGCTACTGCTCCTCGAGGCTGTCGATGTCGCGGAACCCGGTGCGCTGGGCCCGCACACCGCGGTTGGTGGCCCAGGTCAGCACCCACAGCGCCACCCCGATCAGCAGCAGCACGCCGGCGATGGAGTACTGGATGTGGTCGTCCTCGTTGCGCGCCCAGGGACCCACGAGGAACGCCGCGGTGGCGGCGCCGACGTACGGCACCCAGGTCGGGGCGCGGAAGACCGGCTCGGTGCGGGTGTCGCGGCGCAGCACCAGGCAGGCGATGTTGACGACCGTGAAGACGGCGAGCAGGAGCAGCCCGGTGGTGCCGGCGAGCGCCACGACGATGTCGCTGTCGGAGCGCAGCCGCACGTAGGTGATCAGGCCCAGCGCCATCGCGGTGGTGAAGAGGATCGCGGCCCACGGGGAGCGGCGCCCGGGCAGCACGGCCGACAGCGAGCGCGGCAGCACGTCCTGCTTGCCCATGCCGTAGATCAGCCGGCTGGCCATCAGCATGTTGATCAGCGCGGTGTTGGCGACCGCGAAGACCGTCAGGAACGGGAAGATGTCGTCGATCGGCAGGCCGGGGGCCCCGACCCGCACGACGTCGAGCAGGATGCCCGCCTCGGGGTTGACGGGGTCGGTGATGTCGCCGGGCGGGATCACCACCACCACGGTGATGGCCACCAGCACGTAGACGACCGCGCAGACGCCCAGGCCGGTCAGCATGATCCGCGGGAAGGTGCGACCCGGGTCCTGGACCTCCTCGACCATGTTGACGGAGTCCTCGAAGCCCACCATCGCGAAGAACGCCACGGTGGTGGCGATGGTGATCGCGGCGAAGACGTTCTTCTCCCCCGGCGACTCGAAGACCACCACCCGGCCGACGTCGCCGTCGGTGGCCATCGCCCAGAAGCCGATCGCGATGATGACGCCGAGGGCGAGCACCACGACCGAGGTCAGCACCACGTTGAAGCGCACGCTCTCGCCGACGCCGCGCAGGTTGACCAGCGCGAGCAGCACCATGAAGCCCAGCGCCACCAGCAGCGTCGCGGTGTCGCCGGTGGGCACGCCCCCGACGAGACCGTCGAGACCGACCAGCAGGTTGGAGGCCACCAGGCCCGAGGAGGTCGAGGCGCTGGTGATGCCGGAGCAGACCACGGCGAAGGCCACGATGAAGGTCAGGAAGTGCACGTTGAAGGCCTTGTGCACGAAGAGCGCGGCACCCGCGGCCTGCGGGTGCTTGGTGACGAGCTCGAGGTAGGACAGCGCGGTCAGTGCGGCCACCGCGAAGGCGACCAGGAACGGCACCCAGGCCACGCCCCCCACCTCGCCGGCCACGTCGCCGGTGATGGCGAAGACGCCGGCGCCGATGATGTCACCGACGATGAAGAAGAGCAGCAGCCGCGGCCCGATCGCCCGTTTGAGCTCTCCCTGGTCGCTGTCGTGCACCTGCTCGGCGGGGCTCTGCGTCGCCATGGGTCCTCCGGTCCTCGATCGGCCCAGAGCCGGTGCGCGACCCCGCGGTCGGTGAGGACACTGCCCTGGTGAGGACACTGTGCCTCCGCCGTCGACGGCTCAAACCGGCGCGGGCTCCCCGGATGGGGCGTGGCACATCCGCCTATGAGACACTTCTGTCTCATCTGCGACACATCTGTCTTTGGGAGTGCTCATGACACCTCGTGACGAGGCCCGCGACGCGGCCCGCCGCCACCTCAACGAGGACCCGACCCTCAGCCTCGGCGACCTCGCGGCCCGGATGGGCATGGCCCGGGCGACGCTGCACCGG from Nocardioides salarius harbors:
- a CDS encoding NADase-type glycan-binding domain-containing protein codes for the protein MTAYCTACGAALVDVGRYCTSCGHRRADAPEVEAPPPVGQQPGPARYPLYVDPGPTSPRPGSWHQPTETGLPAVPAAPPQSPPPSPPPEPRARRRGPLLVLVLLLLAALTVGGAAWLGGRDDGAGPGAPGAGGDAEPRSLLDLAQAFAPAQDDDSVDIATGATTTYDAANLLDDDPATAWRVAGAAVGTELVLRFDSPVTLTSVGLVNGYAKTSVSDGTTYDLYTGGRRVTAVTWLLGDAPPVRQELDQAREPQAIDVGAVTTDTVRLRIESVTEPGSGPAARDTTAISDVVLDGLVDRAPPAGG
- the aroF gene encoding 3-deoxy-7-phosphoheptulonate synthase, with protein sequence MVVVMSPDATDEDVARVVERVEGVGGEAFVSKGVLRTIIGLVGDIESFHHLNLRTLRGVADVHRISDPYKLVSRQHHPHRSTVWVGPPGHQVPIGPDTFTFLAGPCAVETAAQTLEAAQMAASAGATILRGGAFKPRTSPYAFQGLGVRGLEILADVRQATGLPVVTEVVDARDVAVVAEHADMLQVGTRNMANFGLLQAVGDAGKPVLLKRGMTATIEEWLMAAEYVAQRGNLDIVLCERGIRTFEPATRNTLDISAVPVVQATSHLPVITDPSHAAGRKDLVVPLSRASIAAGADGVIVDVHPDPETALCDGPQALLGTDLRELASAVRRLPPVLGRVDAGERIRTA
- a CDS encoding threonine aldolase family protein — translated: MIDLRSDTLTKPTESMRAAMARAEVGDDVYGEDPTVLDLEEHVAGLLGHEAALFTPTGSMANVLAVRALVEPGQEVLCEASAHIARAELGAHGAISGVTMRTWLHPRGQLDLDVVEHMLAPDMGPFFVRTAAVSVENTHNFAGGTVLPMSDLRDLRELADGAGIAVHVDGARLWNAHVATGTPLAEYGAVADTMAVCLSKGLGAPVGSLMVGSADAIAEARVRRKRMGGGMRQVGILAAAGRHALDHHMDRLADDHEHAALLAEACGVDPAGVDTNIVVVPHDDASGFVARATEAGVRVSAVGPRTVRLVTHLGVDRAAAEKAAAVLAGL
- a CDS encoding class II 3-deoxy-7-phosphoheptulonate synthase encodes the protein MSAIPDLESLHARGAAQQPSYPDRAAVDAAVSRLRTMPPLVFAGECDDLTDKIAAVTRGEAFLLQGGDCAETFAGVTADNVRNKLRVLLQMAVVLTYAGSVPVVKVGRLAGQYAKPRSSDNETRTVDGQSVTLPAYRGDAVNGFEFTPESRVPDPQRLVDVYNASAATLNLVRAFVTGGYADLRQVHTWNTDFVRSSPIGQRYESMAADIERALTFMKAIGADPDEFHRVDFHSSHEALVLEYEHAMTRIDSRTEAPYDVSGHFVWIGERTRQLDGAHVELLSKIRNPIGVKLGPTTTADDAIALAARLNPDNTPGRLTFITRFGAGKIRDGLPDLVEKVTAAGVQVAWVCDPMHGNTFEASSGYKTRKFEDVIDELQGFFDVHRALGTWPGGIHIELTGDDVTECVGGGEELAEVDLGNRYESVCDPRLNRVQSLETAFLVAEMLRKA
- a CDS encoding DMT family transporter; translation: MTTGTTGGTAAVVGRRTSVLATLALLAMTASWGSTFFLIKDLLERVPTLDFLAVRFAVATVAMVVVAPRALSRLSAGSRRHAAVLGLVYGLAQILQTAGLAHTPASVSGFITGMYVVITPLLAAVLLRTRIGRTTWAAVALATAGLAVLSLEGLSVGYGEAITFVSAILYALHIVGLGAWSDARQALGMAILQIAVIALVCTLATAPDGMVLPSTRADWASVVYMALVAGALAMLAQTWAQAHLPPTRTALIMSMEPVFAATFAVWLGGEATTARMLGGGLMVLTAMLVVELRPPRSQHPPGPRPSPDDGPIEGQVTHLAV